A window from Megalobrama amblycephala isolate DHTTF-2021 linkage group LG21, ASM1881202v1, whole genome shotgun sequence encodes these proteins:
- the gnl3 gene encoding guanine nucleotide-binding protein-like 3 — protein sequence MKRPKLKKASKRVSCAKRFKIQKKVREHNRKLRKAAKKTGISRKPKKDAGVPNSAPFKEEVLREAEQRKQELEALKEQNKIAKQQERAEKRKKEKEAASAEVEPAAKKAKQAKQAKKERKATKIREARAALVKEKSAKAFKCCELNKVIEASDMIVEVLDARDPLGCRCPQLEETVLKHEGKKKLLFVLNKIDLVPKDNLEKWLGYLQAECPTFLFKASMQLKDRTVQQKKQRGTNAVLDRSRAASCFGSDGLLQTLNDLANKKDGETMLKVGVVGFPNVGKSSIINSLKEIRACNVGVQRGLTRCMQEVHITKKLKMIDSPGILAAPSNPGDVMALRSLQVEEKEESPLEAVRTLLKQCIQQHIMLQYNVPDYRNSLEFLTTLAKKRGFLQKGGIPNTELAATTFLNDWTGAKLSYHCRVPERQGLPSYLSESIVTELQSGLDMNMVRTGNENVIRGVRFPNLASSLSFTSKGPTAGVLNVSELPKETITTTATTEADEMDMTTASTDKPEAETPISKMETPIQESTQKRKEKPPKETKVKFVSVNVDLTSMQNNNNDDAYDFNTDFV from the exons ATGAAGAGACCGA AGTTGAAGAAGGCAAGCAAACGCGTATCATGCGCCAAACGcttcaaaatacaaaagaaG GTTCGGGAGCATAACCGTAAATTACGGAAAGCGGCAAAGAAGACCGGGATAAGCAGAAAGCCAAAGAAAGATGCTGGGGTACCAAACAGTGCACCTTTTAAAGAGGAAGTGCTTCGAGAAGCTGAGCAGAGAAAACAGGAA CTTGAAGCTCTGAAGGAGCAAAACAAGATTGCAAAACAGCAAGAAAGAGCTGAAAAGAGGAAAAAGGAGAAAGAAGCTGCCAGTGCTGAAGTCGAACCTGCAGCCAAGAAAGCCAAGCAAGCCAAGCAAGCCAAAAAGGAAAGAAAG GCGACGAAAATTAGAGAAGCAAGGGCTGCATTAGTTAAAGAGAAAAGCGCTAAAGCATTCAAATGCTGCGAGCTAAACAAG GTTATTGAGGCATCTGACATGATAGTGGAGGTTCTGGATGCTAGAGATCCTCTGGGCTGCCGCTGTCCTCAGCTGGAGGAAACTGTCCTGAAACACGAGGGAAAGAAAAAACTCCTGTTCGTATTGAACAAAATAG ATCTTGTTCCTAAAGATAACCTAGAGAAATGGCTTGGGTATCTTCAAGCTGAGTGTCCAACGTTTCTCTTCAAAGCATCGATGCAACTAAAGGACAGAACTGTG CAACAGAAGAAGCAGAGAGGAACTAATGCAGTTCTGGATCGCAGCAGAGCAGCTTCATGTTTTGGAAGCGATGGTCTCCTACAGACGCTTAATGACTTGGCTAACAAGAAGGATGGCGAGACCATGCTTAAAGTTGGCGTTGTCG GTTTCCCTAACGTGGGAAAGAGCAGCATCATCAATAGTCTGAAAGAAATCCGAGCGTGTAATGTTGGCGTACAGAGAGGATTGACCAG ATGTATGCAGGAAGTGCATATTACTAAGAAGTTGAAGATGATTGACAGCCCAGGGATTTTGGCTGCCCCCAGTAACCCAGGAGATGTGATGGCCCTCAGGAGCCTGCAGGTGGAGGAAAAGGAGGAGAGTCCCCTGGAAGCAGTCAGGACTCTACTCAAACAGTGCATTCAGCAGCAT ATAATGCTACAGTACAATGTCCCAGACTACAGAAACTCCTTAGAGTTCTTGACCACCTTGGCTAAGAAACGAGGTTTCCTGCAGAAAGGTGGCATTCCAAACACAGAGCTGGCAGCCACGACATTCCTCAACGATTGGACTGG GGCTAAACTAAGTTACCACTGCAGAGTTCCAGAGCGGCAGGGCCTCCCCTCATACCTCTCTGAATCCATAGTGACTGAACTGCAGTCAGGTCTGGATATGAACATGGTGAGAACGGGCAACGAAAATGTTATCAGAG GTGTGCGGTTCCCAAATCTAGCAAGCAGTTTAAGTTTTACCTCAAAAGGCCCCACTGCTGGTGTGCTGAATGTCAGTGAGCTGCCTAAAGAGACGATAACAACGACAGCAACGACAGAAGCAGATGAGATGGACATGACCACCGCCAGCACAGACAAG cCTGAGGCTGAAACCCCCATTTCAAAGATGGAGACACCGATTCAGGAATCAacacaaaagagaaaag AAAAGCCACCAAAAGAAACTAAAGTGAAGTTTGTCTCCGTCAACGTTGACCTGACTTCAATGCAGAACAACAACAATGACGACGCATATGATTTCAACACAGATTTTGTGTAA